One genomic segment of Cervus canadensis isolate Bull #8, Minnesota chromosome 14, ASM1932006v1, whole genome shotgun sequence includes these proteins:
- the LOC122453072 gene encoding 14-3-3 protein zeta/delta-like: MDKNELVQKAKLAEQAERYDDMAACMKSVTEQGAELSNEERNLLSVAYKNVVGARRSSWKVVSSIEQKTEGAEKKQQMAREYREKIETELRDICNDVLSLLEKFLIPNASQAESKVFYLKMKGDYYRYLAEVAAGDNKQTTVSNSQQAYQEAFEISKKEMQPTHPIRLGLALNFSVFYYEILNSPEKACSLAKTAFDEAIAELDTLNEESYKDSTLIMQLLRDNLTLWMSENQGDEGDAGEGEN; this comes from the exons ATGGATAAAAACGAGCTGGTACAGAAGGCCAAACTGGCTGAGCAGGCTGAGCGATATGATGACATGGCAGCCTGCATGAAGTCTGTAACTGAGCAAGGAGCTGAATTATCCAATGAGGAGAGGAATCTTCTCTCAGTTGCTTATAAAAATGTTGTAGGAGCCCGTAGGTCATCTTGGAAGGTCGTCTCCAGTATTGAGCAAAAGACGGAAGGTGCTGAGAAAAAACAGCAGATGGCTCGAGAATACAGAGAGAAAATAGAGACCGAGCTAAGAGATATCTGCAATGATGTACTGTCTCTTTTGGAAAAGTTCTTGATCCCCAATGCTTCACAAGCAGAGAGCAAAGTCTTCTacttgaaaatgaaaggagacTACTACCGCTACTTGGCTGAGGTTGCGGCTGGTGAT aataaacaaaccactgTGTCGAACTCCCAGCAGGCTTACCAAGAAGCATTTGAAATTAGTAAGAAAGAAATGCAGCCTACACACCCCATTCGACTGGGCCTGGCACTTAATTTCTCCGTCTTTTATTATGAGATTCTAAACTCTCCTGAAAAGGCTTGCAGCCTGGCAAAAACAGCGTTTGATGAGGCGATTGCTGAGTTGGACACGCTGAACGAAGAGTCCTACAAAGACAGCACCCTGATCATGCAGCTGCTGAGGGACAATCTCACTCTGTGGATGTCAGAAAACCAGGGAGACGAAGGAGatgctggggagggagagaacTAA
- the LOC122453073 gene encoding 14-3-3 protein beta/alpha-like, with protein sequence MTMDKSELVQKAKLAEQAERYNDMAAAMKAVTEQGHELSNEERNLLSVAYKNVVGARRSSWRVISSIEQKTEQNEKKQQMGKEYREKIEVELQDICNDVLELLDKYLIPNATQPESKVFYLKMKGNYFRYLSEVASGDNKQTTGQSGCSL encoded by the coding sequence ATGACCATGGATAAAAGTGAACTGGTACAGAAAGCCAAGCTCGCCGAGCAGGCCGAGCGCTATAATGACATGGCTGCGGCCATGAAGGCGGTCACGGAGCAGGGGCATGAGCTTTCCAACGAGGAGAGAAACCTGCTGTCGGTCGCCTACAAGAATGTGGTCGGTGCCCGCCGTTCGTCCTGGCGTGTCATCTCCAGCATCGAACAGAAAACTGAGCAGAACGAGAAGAAGCAGCAGATGGGCAAAGAGTACCGCGAGAAGATCGAGGTCGAGCTGCAGGACATCTGCAACGACGTGCTGGAGCTGTTGGATAAATACCTTATTCCCAATGCTACACAGCCAGAAAGTAAGGTGTTCTACTTGAAAATGAAAGGCAATTATTTTAGATATCTTTCTGAGGTGGCATCTGGAGACAATAAACAAACCACTGGGCAGAGCGGCTGTAGCCTGTGA